A single region of the Polyangiaceae bacterium genome encodes:
- a CDS encoding prolipoprotein diacylglyceryl transferase — protein MQGRLFSFFSIPFPSYFVLLLTGFIFATAAGAIWAKRVGQDPDVVVDLGLAMLLAGVVGARLLHVIADGYFWDYVHLCTDPAKVDWKITQAECITDRYNGVWDAAKGVCHPTEVDCWAWAKFWAGGLTYYGGFIGASFAGWWLLKRDRFPFWKAADMAGLVIPIGLGFGRMGCLLAGCCFGLPSKMPWALSFPSHSPASETQFKVGLLDSPFDPSLPVHPTQIYESAGSFAIAAFLILFLHSRKRYDGQIFLAFVALYAAVRFVLEFWRNDDRGGLLGLSTSQLIGVILVAIVVAVHRVRLAKVA, from the coding sequence ATGCAGGGCCGGCTGTTCAGCTTCTTCTCGATACCGTTTCCCAGCTACTTCGTCCTGCTGCTGACGGGGTTCATCTTCGCCACTGCCGCCGGCGCCATCTGGGCCAAGCGGGTGGGGCAGGACCCCGACGTGGTGGTGGATCTCGGTCTCGCCATGTTGCTCGCCGGCGTGGTCGGCGCTCGCCTGCTGCACGTGATCGCCGACGGCTACTTCTGGGACTACGTGCACCTGTGCACCGATCCCGCCAAGGTGGACTGGAAGATCACCCAAGCCGAGTGCATCACGGACCGCTACAACGGCGTGTGGGACGCCGCCAAGGGCGTGTGCCACCCCACGGAGGTGGACTGCTGGGCGTGGGCGAAGTTCTGGGCCGGCGGCCTCACGTATTACGGCGGCTTCATCGGCGCGAGCTTCGCCGGGTGGTGGCTGCTCAAGCGCGACCGCTTTCCGTTCTGGAAGGCGGCGGACATGGCCGGCCTCGTCATTCCCATCGGCCTCGGCTTCGGGCGCATGGGCTGCCTGCTCGCCGGCTGCTGCTTTGGTCTGCCGTCCAAGATGCCCTGGGCGCTGTCGTTCCCGTCCCACAGCCCCGCGAGCGAGACGCAGTTCAAGGTCGGGCTCCTCGACTCGCCGTTCGATCCCTCCTTGCCGGTGCACCCCACGCAGATCTACGAGTCCGCCGGCTCCTTCGCCATCGCCGCCTTCCTGATCCTGTTCCTGCACTCCCGGAAGCGCTACGACGGCCAGATATTCCTCGCCTTCGTGGCGCTCTACGCCGCCGTGCGCTTCGTCCTCGAGTTCTGGCGCAACGACGACCGGGGCGGGCTCCTGGGCCTGTCCACGTCGCAGCTCATCGGCGTGATCCTGGTCGCCATCGTGGTCGCCGTGCACCGCGTGCGCCTGGCCAAGGTCGCCTGA
- a CDS encoding IS5 family transposase, with translation MGVRVALSDAEWARIAPLVSALTSRCPKGDDNRRFIEATLWILRTGAPWRDLPAEYGKWGSVYRRFRRWALAGRWHQLHEVLQVRPSDDLLMDSTIVKAHPHAAGALKKGAGNHQKVSAALAVAFPQRFMRSFRPRARWCASSSREARRLT, from the coding sequence ATGGGGGTTCGAGTCGCGCTTTCCGACGCCGAGTGGGCACGCATCGCGCCGTTGGTTTCCGCTCTCACGTCACGTTGTCCAAAGGGCGACGATAATCGTCGCTTCATCGAAGCAACGCTGTGGATCCTACGGACGGGCGCACCGTGGCGAGACTTGCCGGCGGAGTATGGGAAGTGGGGCAGTGTGTATCGGCGCTTTCGGCGCTGGGCGCTGGCGGGTCGCTGGCACCAGCTTCACGAAGTGCTGCAAGTGCGGCCTTCCGATGACCTGTTGATGGACAGCACCATCGTGAAAGCGCATCCACATGCGGCGGGCGCGCTGAAAAAGGGGGCGGGCAATCATCAGAAGGTCTCGGCCGCTCTCGCGGTGGCTTTTCCACAAAGGTTCATGCGCTCGTTTCGGCCGAGGGCGCGCTGGTGCGCTTCATCGTCACGGGAGGCGAGGCGGCTGACGTGA
- a CDS encoding proprotein convertase P-domain-containing protein, whose protein sequence is MATSKLFGLLALSAALSVGCAVQTDPGSEPGAGTVASGSQAIVEGSADALGVVALLNDAATDLYVLDELVPLDKRAAENLIAHRNGADGLFGTADDDLFDDVAEVDGVPWVGPAAMASLLAYAQSGGYVPSGSELLGTWDNVAFSVDEANATLAFVNGASHETLDIDVGLDKRAADSIVAAGNIESILQLSELYYVGHSALLALREYPKTLGGTTPNGMECDAHSECQSGLCAGLTLPYLSHGFCMESWAANTFESTTPLSISDDGAAVESTLPVSGLATVPMDVVVDLDIDHPRKQDLVVVLHQPGGAEATLWNHQANPPSHIVAPSGIEGDNMVNGDWVLEIRDTVSGESGTLKSWKMWLSSNWD, encoded by the coding sequence ATGGCGACCTCCAAGCTGTTCGGCCTCCTCGCACTGTCCGCCGCCCTGTCCGTGGGCTGCGCCGTCCAAACGGATCCGGGCAGCGAGCCCGGCGCGGGCACGGTCGCCAGCGGCAGCCAGGCGATCGTCGAGGGCAGCGCCGACGCCCTGGGCGTCGTTGCCCTCTTGAACGACGCGGCCACGGATCTGTACGTCCTCGACGAGCTCGTCCCGCTCGACAAGCGCGCGGCGGAGAACCTCATTGCCCACAGGAACGGCGCGGACGGCCTCTTCGGCACCGCCGACGACGACCTGTTCGACGACGTCGCCGAGGTGGACGGCGTGCCCTGGGTCGGCCCCGCGGCGATGGCGAGCTTGCTCGCCTACGCCCAGAGCGGCGGCTACGTCCCGAGCGGCTCCGAGCTGCTCGGCACCTGGGACAACGTGGCCTTCAGCGTCGACGAAGCGAACGCCACTCTCGCCTTCGTCAATGGCGCCAGCCACGAGACGCTGGACATCGACGTGGGGCTCGACAAGCGCGCCGCCGATTCCATCGTCGCCGCCGGAAACATCGAGAGCATCTTGCAGCTCTCAGAGCTCTACTACGTGGGTCACTCGGCGCTCTTGGCGCTGCGCGAGTATCCGAAGACCCTGGGCGGCACCACGCCCAACGGCATGGAGTGCGATGCCCACTCGGAGTGCCAGAGCGGGCTCTGCGCCGGCCTCACCCTGCCCTATCTGAGCCACGGCTTCTGCATGGAGTCCTGGGCGGCGAACACCTTCGAGAGCACCACGCCGCTTTCCATCAGCGACGACGGTGCGGCCGTCGAGAGTACGCTGCCGGTGAGCGGCCTCGCCACGGTGCCGATGGACGTGGTCGTGGATCTCGACATCGACCATCCCCGCAAGCAGGACCTCGTCGTGGTGCTGCACCAGCCCGGCGGCGCGGAAGCCACCCTCTGGAATCACCAGGCGAATCCGCCCAGCCATATCGTGGCCCCCAGCGGCATCGAGGGCGACAACATGGTGAACGGCGACTGGGTGCTCGAAATCCGGGATACCGTCAGCGGCGAGAGCGGCACCCTGAAGAGCTGGAAGATGTGGCTCAGCTCGAACTGGGACTGA
- a CDS encoding transposase, giving the protein MRFIVTGGEAADVTQVNALVVERGTGQAVIADRAYDSNAALAHIQASGFEAVIPSRRNRKVQRELDRDKYRLRNTVERWFGRVKAFRRVATRYEKTTRSYARFVILAAARVALTVWPG; this is encoded by the coding sequence GTGCGCTTCATCGTCACGGGAGGCGAGGCGGCTGACGTGACGCAGGTGAATGCACTCGTCGTGGAGCGGGGTACGGGACAGGCTGTCATCGCTGACCGGGCCTACGACAGCAATGCCGCACTGGCGCATATCCAGGCGTCAGGGTTCGAGGCGGTCATCCCCTCGCGCAGGAATCGCAAGGTCCAGCGCGAGCTCGACCGCGACAAGTACCGGCTCCGCAACACGGTGGAGCGCTGGTTCGGGCGAGTGAAGGCGTTTCGCCGCGTGGCCACGCGCTACGAGAAAACCACGCGGAGCTACGCCAGATTCGTGATTCTTGCGGCTGCTCGCGTTGCTCTCACGGTGTGGCCCGGGTGA
- a CDS encoding DUF4377 domain-containing protein, whose amino-acid sequence MGLAALACDPKPPEATVPDPPASSDPTPPPPTASTPAEAEAGPAPSAMEKTLFVKETQADCEGEGPRKCLQVRDSADGEWTLLYSRIKGFDYQEGFAYELRVRVSSDAHPPADGSSVRYELVKIVSQEKK is encoded by the coding sequence ATGGGGCTCGCTGCCCTGGCCTGTGACCCGAAGCCCCCGGAGGCCACGGTGCCCGACCCGCCCGCGAGCAGCGACCCGACGCCGCCCCCACCCACGGCCTCCACCCCGGCGGAGGCGGAAGCCGGTCCGGCTCCGAGCGCGATGGAGAAGACGCTGTTCGTGAAGGAGACGCAGGCGGACTGCGAAGGCGAGGGACCGCGCAAGTGCTTGCAGGTGCGGGACAGCGCCGACGGCGAGTGGACGCTGCTGTACTCGCGCATCAAGGGCTTCGACTACCAGGAGGGCTTCGCCTACGAGCTCCGCGTGCGGGTCTCGAGCGACGCCCATCCCCCGGCGGATGGATCGTCCGTGCGCTACGAGCTCGTGAAGATCGTCTCGCAGGAAAAGAAGTAG
- a CDS encoding transposase: protein MTRHTTFSFTLQPTREQEELLRRHVGAARFGFNQCLRFVINALEAEEKPPWSGFDLINDFNEWKRSERAGVDEDGRVGLSWRTDVVQQVFEEAAVDLGRALQAFSAGRKGERSGKPPGFPQFKKRSEARQSFRIRNKKNEVRVGEGDPRSVRLPKLGSIAVRECTRRLRRMLKSGRAKVLFATVSTREGGRWRVTLNVEAAELHPARRHGSAEAPPVGIDRGLKTFAVLASESGRQVEHIESPRPLRAALPKLRRKSRSLSRKQPGSRNRHKARAQLARVHQRIRNIRHDFTHRQSSRLAQTHGHLVIEKLSISGLIKTRLARAIADSAWALFGAQLAYKAKWYGATLTVADRFYPSTRRCSACGTIGERLDLGERIFHCSSCGHEADRDENAAVCLAQYPRVLGQGDWPPVAAKHAETQNACGEGSSGEPPLLVVRETTLVEAGRAYAQRPRRAVLAKTVNTL from the coding sequence GTGACTCGGCACACCACCTTCAGCTTCACGCTCCAGCCGACGCGCGAGCAGGAAGAGCTGCTCCGGCGTCACGTGGGAGCGGCGCGCTTCGGCTTCAATCAGTGCCTGCGCTTCGTCATCAACGCGCTCGAGGCCGAGGAGAAGCCGCCGTGGTCGGGCTTCGATCTCATCAACGACTTCAATGAATGGAAGCGGTCGGAGCGAGCCGGGGTGGACGAGGACGGGCGCGTGGGGCTCTCCTGGCGTACCGACGTCGTCCAGCAGGTGTTCGAAGAGGCAGCGGTCGACTTGGGGCGGGCGCTGCAAGCCTTCTCGGCGGGTCGCAAGGGAGAGCGCTCGGGTAAGCCTCCCGGCTTTCCCCAGTTCAAGAAGAGGTCGGAAGCGCGGCAGTCGTTCCGCATCCGCAACAAGAAGAACGAAGTCCGCGTTGGCGAGGGCGACCCGCGTTCCGTGCGCCTGCCGAAGCTCGGCAGCATTGCCGTCCGGGAATGCACGCGCCGGCTGCGCCGCATGTTGAAGAGCGGCCGAGCCAAGGTGCTGTTCGCCACGGTCAGCACCCGCGAGGGCGGCCGCTGGCGCGTGACCTTGAACGTCGAGGCCGCCGAGCTGCATCCCGCGCGGCGCCACGGCAGCGCAGAGGCTCCGCCGGTCGGCATCGACCGCGGGCTCAAGACCTTTGCGGTGCTCGCCAGCGAAAGCGGTAGGCAGGTCGAGCACATCGAGAGCCCGCGCCCGCTCCGCGCCGCGCTACCGAAGCTGCGGCGCAAGAGCCGCAGCCTGTCCCGGAAGCAGCCGGGCTCTCGCAATCGGCACAAGGCCCGCGCCCAGCTCGCGCGCGTGCACCAACGCATTCGCAACATCCGACACGATTTCACCCATCGCCAATCGAGCCGACTGGCCCAGACCCACGGTCACTTGGTCATCGAGAAGCTGAGTATCTCGGGGCTCATCAAAACCCGACTCGCCCGTGCCATCGCGGACAGCGCCTGGGCGCTGTTCGGAGCGCAGCTCGCCTACAAGGCGAAGTGGTACGGCGCAACGCTCACCGTGGCTGACCGCTTCTACCCCAGCACGCGCCGATGCAGCGCGTGCGGGACCATCGGCGAGCGGCTCGACCTCGGAGAGCGCATCTTTCACTGCAGTAGTTGCGGTCACGAGGCCGACCGCGATGAGAACGCTGCCGTGTGCTTGGCTCAGTACCCTCGCGTACTCGGCCAAGGAGACTGGCCTCCCGTCGCCGCGAAGCACGCGGAGACGCAAAACGCCTGTGGAGAGGGAAGCTCTGGCGAACCACCGCTCTTGGTGGTCCGTGAAACTACCCTCGTCGAAGCAGGAAGGGCCTATGCCCAACGCCCGAGAAGGGCGGTGTTGGCCAAAACTGTCAACACGCTTTAG
- the lspA gene encoding signal peptidase II, giving the protein MSDPIDEARPAEEAVEPEAPQPEPADPVVAAPEAAAPLAVEPVKAEPELTLDELRRRPSYLFFGIAASVSLVLDIGTKAWAEIVLSKRTLVDPSIVLVKDHLTFTLAYNKGGAWGLLHDASESVRKPFFLAVSALAIAFIVSLYSRLSPGQRSLKWGLPLVLGGALGNLSDRITRSSVIDFIDYRANWVESMNHFIARWAKGWTITDHWPTFNVADVFICIGVALMAVDMMTSRRKPAKPPPVVKEPEPKVESVPPSPESSSAPVS; this is encoded by the coding sequence ATGAGCGACCCGATCGACGAGGCGCGCCCCGCAGAAGAGGCCGTCGAGCCCGAAGCCCCGCAGCCCGAGCCCGCGGATCCCGTGGTGGCCGCCCCCGAGGCCGCGGCTCCGCTAGCGGTGGAACCCGTCAAAGCGGAGCCCGAGCTCACGCTGGACGAGCTGCGCCGCCGGCCGAGCTACCTGTTCTTCGGCATCGCGGCTTCAGTGAGCCTGGTGCTCGACATCGGCACCAAGGCGTGGGCGGAGATCGTGCTGTCCAAGCGCACCCTCGTGGATCCGTCCATCGTGTTGGTGAAGGATCATCTCACCTTCACCCTCGCCTACAACAAGGGCGGCGCCTGGGGGCTTTTGCACGACGCCAGCGAGTCGGTGCGCAAGCCGTTCTTCCTGGCGGTCAGCGCCCTCGCCATCGCCTTCATCGTGTCGCTCTACAGTCGGCTTTCCCCCGGACAGCGCTCGCTCAAGTGGGGGCTGCCGTTGGTGCTCGGCGGCGCGCTCGGTAACCTGTCGGATCGCATCACGCGTTCCAGCGTGATCGACTTCATCGACTATCGCGCCAACTGGGTGGAGTCGATGAATCACTTCATCGCGCGTTGGGCCAAGGGCTGGACCATCACCGACCACTGGCCCACGTTCAACGTGGCGGACGTGTTCATCTGCATCGGCGTCGCGCTGATGGCGGTGGACATGATGACCTCGCGCCGCAAGCCGGCGAAGCCGCCGCCGGTGGTGAAGGAACCGGAGCCCAAGGTGGAGAGCGTGCCGCCGTCGCCCGAGAGCTCGTCCGCTCCAGTGAGCTGA
- a CDS encoding FHA domain-containing protein: MNDRRQPRQFYCDDNVWYELERAAYSRRVAVDDLINDALRAYVSQSLTPAPPQGGYPPPGPHPPPGQHAPPGPHPPPGGRAGPHPPPGQHVPPPPPPPPQYSRPAPPPPPQPRQSYAPPPPPPPPPPPATRPPPGPPQRAYTPPPPQAPPQDAPTYALYLHYNGQRFTVAQAKFVIGRSKKMADLPIDDTNVSRQHANVEWHGGHYYVVDLGSTNGIEFQGQRVQRKAVAEGDIYRIAGHDIYCSFRG, encoded by the coding sequence ATGAACGATCGCCGCCAGCCGCGGCAGTTCTACTGCGACGACAACGTTTGGTACGAGCTCGAGCGTGCGGCCTATAGCCGCCGTGTCGCGGTCGACGACCTCATCAACGACGCGCTCCGCGCCTACGTCTCGCAGTCACTCACGCCAGCGCCACCGCAAGGCGGTTATCCGCCTCCTGGCCCCCACCCGCCTCCCGGTCAACACGCTCCGCCGGGACCGCACCCGCCGCCCGGGGGTCGTGCGGGTCCGCATCCGCCGCCGGGCCAGCACGTGCCGCCGCCGCCGCCACCGCCGCCGCAGTACAGCCGCCCCGCGCCGCCACCGCCGCCGCAGCCGCGCCAGAGCTACGCGCCGCCACCACCGCCACCGCCACCGCCGCCGCCGGCAACGCGTCCGCCGCCCGGTCCACCGCAGCGCGCCTACACGCCGCCACCGCCGCAAGCTCCGCCGCAGGACGCGCCCACCTACGCCCTGTACCTGCACTACAACGGACAGCGTTTCACCGTCGCACAGGCGAAGTTCGTCATCGGCCGCAGCAAGAAGATGGCCGATCTGCCCATCGACGACACCAACGTGTCACGCCAACACGCCAACGTGGAGTGGCACGGCGGCCACTACTACGTGGTGGATCTCGGCTCCACCAACGGCATCGAGTTCCAGGGCCAACGCGTGCAGCGCAAGGCCGTGGCCGAGGGCGACATCTATCGCATCGCCGGCCACGACATCTACTGCTCGTTCCGCGGGTAG
- the folD gene encoding bifunctional methylenetetrahydrofolate dehydrogenase/methenyltetrahydrofolate cyclohydrolase FolD: MAKLIDGKAIAAQVRREVADGVEAFRAAHGRAPGLHVVLAGDDSASAVYVRNKERASKEVGIEGVVHRLPATIGEGDLLSLVKRLNDDPNVDGILVQLPVPDAVRPHAVIEAIDPAKDVDGFHPVSVGALWAGTPGLVPCTPRGCIRLLREAGADLRGARALVIGRSNIVGKPMAALLLAEHATVTIAHSRTKDLAGVCREADVIVSAVGRAKMVTRQWVKPGAYVIDVGMNRDENGKLCGDVDFASVEPVAAAITPVPGGVGPMTIAMLLESTLHAARMREAKR; the protein is encoded by the coding sequence GTGGCGAAGCTCATCGATGGCAAGGCGATTGCGGCTCAGGTGCGGCGCGAGGTGGCCGACGGGGTGGAGGCGTTCCGTGCGGCCCATGGGCGCGCGCCGGGGCTCCACGTGGTGCTGGCGGGGGACGACTCGGCGTCGGCGGTGTACGTGCGCAACAAGGAGCGCGCCTCCAAGGAAGTGGGCATCGAGGGCGTCGTGCATCGCTTGCCGGCGACGATCGGCGAAGGCGATCTGCTCTCCTTGGTGAAGCGCCTCAACGACGATCCGAACGTGGACGGCATCCTGGTGCAGCTGCCGGTGCCCGACGCCGTGCGGCCGCACGCGGTGATCGAAGCCATCGATCCCGCCAAGGACGTCGACGGCTTTCATCCGGTGAGCGTGGGCGCGCTGTGGGCGGGCACCCCGGGGCTCGTGCCCTGCACGCCCCGCGGCTGTATTCGCCTGCTGCGGGAAGCGGGTGCGGACTTGCGAGGCGCGCGCGCCCTCGTCATCGGTCGCAGCAACATCGTGGGCAAGCCGATGGCGGCGCTGCTCCTGGCGGAGCACGCCACGGTGACCATCGCGCACTCGCGCACCAAGGATCTCGCTGGCGTGTGTCGGGAGGCGGACGTGATCGTCTCCGCCGTGGGGCGCGCCAAGATGGTGACCCGGCAGTGGGTGAAGCCCGGCGCCTATGTCATCGACGTGGGCATGAATCGCGACGAAAACGGCAAGCTCTGCGGCGACGTGGACTTCGCCTCGGTGGAGCCCGTTGCCGCTGCCATCACGCCGGTTCCCGGTGGCGTGGGTCCGATGACCATCGCCATGCTGCTCGAGAGCACGCTGCACGCCGCCCGAATGCGAGAAGCCAAGCGGTAG
- a CDS encoding DEAD/DEAH box helicase gives MPEAPWSHPVGIDAVVSEWLSSGSVRECFTADHTSPAQGATSAPLPQDLAPSLRRALAQRGITELYSHQAQAIAEARAGRHVVLATPTASGKSLCFHLPVLQALSEDPTASALFLYPTKALSRDQEHSLRELITEAELGVAATVYDGDTPGDARRVARERCRIVLTNPDMLHAGILPNHAKWVATFQNLKYVVLDELHTYRGVFGSHMAHVIARLKRIARFHGSDPVFIAATATIGNPREHAARLFGVDTVALVDQSGAPRSSRRLFVYNPPVVNAELGIRASALKQSVNLAATLVRARVPTIVFGPSRNSVEVMLKYLRAKCGDVAGADAIMAYRGGYLPETRRAIERGLREGEILCVVATNALELGIDIGDLDAVVCAGYPGSVAATWQRFGRAGRRGDGSIAVMVCGSSALDQYLARDPSYLLGAPAEEARIDPANVEVLVQHLKCAAFEAPFELSAAGPRPAHPEAAQGEAYLSLDARSTRNALDYLASHGLVHESGGVYHWAGEAFPANHVSLRNIGWDNFVIIDVATDKSIAELDWRAAHTMLHEQAIYQHDAEQFQVERLDYENHKAFVRKVAPDYFTTALTYRTVQVIEEHDLRAFGNTRIGLGDVKVEEKVTGYKKIKFFTHENAGYGDVHLPEIQMHTVSFWLTLPEAVIDALGKPRAAVVDGLRGLGRALETVSTLSLMCDPRDIGQTLGDGGTEGVAPGRDPFGGRIGGFDPTVFLFDAQPGGVGLAPRIFERAGELCDRARALIEGCRCEGGCPACVGPTEDGGSRKRMALDILVALDLRDRSPAPPRALQGSGA, from the coding sequence ATGCCGGAGGCTCCCTGGTCGCATCCCGTGGGCATCGACGCCGTGGTGTCAGAGTGGCTGTCGAGCGGCAGCGTGCGCGAGTGCTTCACGGCGGATCACACGTCCCCGGCCCAAGGCGCCACCAGCGCCCCCCTGCCCCAAGACCTCGCGCCATCGCTGCGGCGGGCCCTCGCTCAGCGCGGCATCACCGAGCTGTACTCGCACCAGGCCCAAGCCATCGCCGAAGCGCGAGCCGGGCGCCACGTCGTGCTCGCCACGCCCACGGCCAGCGGCAAGAGCCTGTGCTTCCACCTACCGGTGCTGCAGGCGCTGTCGGAGGACCCGACCGCCAGCGCGCTGTTCCTGTATCCCACCAAGGCGCTGTCGCGCGATCAGGAGCACAGCCTGCGCGAGCTCATCACCGAGGCGGAGCTGGGCGTCGCCGCCACCGTGTACGACGGCGACACGCCGGGGGACGCGCGCCGCGTGGCTCGCGAGCGCTGTCGCATCGTGCTGACCAACCCGGACATGCTCCACGCGGGCATCTTGCCGAATCACGCCAAGTGGGTCGCCACCTTCCAGAACCTGAAGTACGTGGTGCTGGACGAGCTTCACACCTACCGCGGCGTGTTCGGCTCCCACATGGCCCACGTCATCGCGCGCCTCAAGCGTATTGCGCGATTCCACGGCTCGGATCCGGTGTTCATCGCGGCCACGGCGACCATCGGCAATCCCCGCGAGCACGCCGCGCGGCTGTTCGGCGTGGACACCGTGGCGCTGGTCGACCAGAGCGGCGCGCCGCGCTCCAGCCGGCGCTTGTTCGTGTACAACCCACCCGTCGTGAACGCCGAGCTCGGCATTCGCGCCAGCGCCCTCAAGCAAAGCGTGAACCTGGCGGCCACCCTGGTGCGTGCGCGGGTGCCCACCATCGTGTTCGGCCCCAGCCGCAACAGCGTGGAGGTCATGCTCAAGTACCTGCGCGCCAAGTGTGGGGACGTCGCCGGCGCCGACGCCATCATGGCCTACCGCGGCGGCTACTTGCCGGAGACCCGGCGCGCCATCGAGCGGGGCCTGCGCGAAGGCGAGATCTTGTGCGTGGTGGCCACCAACGCTCTCGAGCTCGGTATCGACATCGGTGATCTCGACGCCGTCGTGTGCGCCGGCTACCCGGGCAGCGTCGCCGCGACCTGGCAGCGCTTCGGCCGGGCCGGCCGCCGCGGGGACGGCAGCATCGCGGTGATGGTGTGCGGCAGCTCCGCGCTGGATCAGTACCTGGCGCGGGACCCGAGCTACTTGCTGGGCGCCCCCGCGGAAGAAGCGCGCATCGATCCGGCCAACGTGGAGGTCCTGGTCCAGCACCTGAAGTGCGCGGCCTTCGAAGCGCCCTTCGAGCTCAGCGCCGCGGGCCCGCGCCCCGCGCACCCAGAAGCCGCCCAGGGCGAGGCTTACTTGTCCCTCGACGCCCGCTCCACCCGGAACGCCCTCGACTATTTGGCGAGCCACGGCCTGGTGCACGAGAGCGGCGGCGTCTACCACTGGGCCGGCGAGGCGTTCCCCGCCAATCACGTGTCGCTGCGCAACATCGGCTGGGACAACTTCGTGATCATCGACGTCGCGACGGACAAGAGCATCGCCGAGCTCGATTGGCGCGCGGCGCACACCATGCTGCACGAGCAAGCCATCTACCAGCACGACGCCGAGCAGTTCCAGGTGGAACGGCTGGACTACGAGAACCACAAAGCCTTCGTGCGCAAGGTGGCGCCGGACTACTTCACCACTGCCCTCACCTATCGCACCGTGCAGGTGATCGAAGAGCACGACCTGCGCGCCTTCGGCAACACGCGCATCGGCCTGGGCGACGTGAAAGTGGAGGAGAAGGTCACCGGGTACAAGAAGATCAAATTCTTCACCCACGAGAACGCCGGCTACGGCGACGTGCACTTGCCCGAGATCCAGATGCACACCGTCAGCTTCTGGCTCACCCTGCCGGAAGCCGTGATCGACGCCCTGGGCAAGCCGCGAGCAGCGGTGGTGGATGGCCTTCGCGGTCTGGGCCGCGCCCTGGAAACCGTGAGCACGCTCTCCCTGATGTGCGATCCGCGAGACATCGGTCAGACCCTGGGAGACGGCGGGACCGAGGGCGTGGCTCCAGGACGAGATCCCTTCGGGGGCCGGATCGGCGGCTTCGACCCCACGGTGTTCCTGTTCGACGCGCAGCCCGGCGGCGTGGGCCTCGCGCCGCGCATCTTCGAGCGAGCCGGCGAGCTCTGCGACCGCGCCCGAGCCCTGATCGAGGGCTGCCGCTGCGAAGGCGGTTGCCCAGCCTGCGTGGGGCCGACGGAAGACGGCGGCTCTCGCAAACGCATGGCGCTGGACATCCTGGTGGCTCTCGACCTCCGGGACCGGAGCCCGGCCCCGCCGCGTGCGCTTCAAGGCAGTGGAGCGTGA